In one Candidatus Binataceae bacterium genomic region, the following are encoded:
- a CDS encoding DUF6306 domain-containing protein, producing the protein MEKQLEEFLNVLGEAERAGGRILHELTDQAQSLDLREMLKKVGHDEGYYAGELAAHVRRLGGTASNKTGDFVEKVRAVPDFKGRLELLNRGQRWVIRKIVEQLPALKDEPLQAFLRVMADGHETNIGALDKALAEGKL; encoded by the coding sequence ATGGAAAAGCAGCTCGAAGAGTTCCTCAACGTGTTGGGCGAGGCCGAACGCGCGGGCGGGCGCATCTTGCACGAATTGACCGATCAGGCGCAGTCACTGGACTTGCGCGAGATGCTGAAAAAGGTCGGCCACGACGAAGGCTACTATGCCGGCGAGCTGGCCGCGCACGTCCGGCGACTCGGCGGGACCGCCTCGAACAAGACCGGCGACTTTGTCGAGAAGGTTCGCGCCGTGCCGGACTTCAAGGGCCGGCTCGAACTTCTCAACCGCGGCCAGCGCTGGGTCATTCGCAAGATCGTCGAGCAGTTGCCGGCGCTTAAAGATGAGCCGCTGCAGGCGTTTCTGCGCGTCATGGCGGACGGCCACGAAACCAATATCGGCGCGCTGGACAAGGCCCTGGCCGAAGGAAAACTATAA